A region from the Cyanobacterium sp. T60_A2020_053 genome encodes:
- a CDS encoding DUF3883 domain-containing protein: MNKKNNKHENYEILNLIGYGLSKFNNDFVKEFGFTTKKSFYQYCVNLGICETVDAIKNRRDLLDPFFPENGRVGYQRGNTYIHRKIHIDSLFGDADVKTYANIVKIYLQDNFHIDNLVIKSNPIIKSKFKKLQTTGLEAELFFLNNFNSCDLFMGGEIEDARLYGDGYDFQVTFKDDFFLVEVKGVRESKGKVRLTENEFEKAKEYQNQYILSAVFNLNDIPKIHLVKNPINTLEFKKIEITPKTQIEYHLKSPISLKAA; the protein is encoded by the coding sequence ATGAATAAAAAAAATAATAAACATGAAAACTATGAAATATTAAATTTAATTGGCTATGGTTTATCTAAATTCAATAATGATTTTGTTAAAGAATTTGGATTTACAACAAAAAAGTCTTTTTATCAATATTGTGTTAATTTAGGTATTTGTGAAACTGTTGATGCTATCAAAAATAGAAGAGATTTGCTAGATCCATTTTTTCCCGAAAATGGACGTGTCGGATACCAGCGTGGAAATACTTATATTCATAGAAAAATTCATATAGATTCTCTTTTCGGAGATGCAGACGTTAAAACTTATGCAAATATTGTCAAAATTTATTTACAAGATAACTTTCATATAGACAATTTAGTAATTAAATCAAATCCTATCATAAAATCTAAATTTAAAAAGTTACAAACAACTGGTTTAGAAGCAGAATTATTTTTTCTTAATAATTTTAATAGTTGTGATTTATTTATGGGAGGAGAAATAGAAGATGCAAGACTCTATGGCGATGGATATGACTTTCAAGTTACTTTCAAAGATGATTTTTTTTTGGTAGAAGTCAAAGGAGTTAGAGAAAGTAAAGGAAAAGTTCGACTGACAGAAAATGAATTTGAAAAAGCTAAAGAATATCAAAATCAATATATTTTAAGTGCCGTTTTTAATCTTAATGACATACCTAAAATACATCTAGTTAAAAATCCTATTAATACTTTAGAGTTTAAAAAAATCGAAATAACACCAAAAACACAAATTGAGTATCATCTTAAATCACCAATTTCGCTGAAAGCGGCTTAA